GCGGTCTGGATCAATCCCTCGGCCTGCGCCCAGTCGGCGACATTGGCGCCGCTGGTCACCGCCTCGCCCCCGGCGGCGATGATCTCGTCGACGACGCCCTGCGCGGCGCTACCACCGCCGGCCGGTGAGCCGTCCAGGCCGACACCGATGTCGTTGACCACGACCCGTGCACCCTCCGCGGCGAAGGCCAGCGCATGCGCCCGGCCGATGCCGCCGCCTGCGCCCGTCACGATGACTACCCGGCCGTCGAGCAAACCCATGGGAATATCTCCTCTTACTTTTTGATGTCAGCTGTGGTGGTCGACAGATAGTGCGGCGGCTCGCCGCCGCCGTGCACCGCCAGCGCGGCGCCACTGATGTAGGACGCCGCCGGCGACGCCAGAAAAGCTGCAGCCCAACCGATATCGGCCGGTTTCGCCAGGCGCCGCAGTGGCACATTGGCCGATATTGCGGCGATCGACTCGGCATCACCGTAGAACAGGTCGGCCTGTTCGGTCTCGACCATGCCCACGACGACCGAGTTCACCCGAACCTTGGGCGCCCACTCGACCGCCAGCGTGGTGGTGAGGTTGTCGATACCGGCCTTGGCGGCACCGTAGGCCGCGGTTCCCGGGGTGGGGCGGTGTCCGCTGACGCTGGAGATGTTGACGATGGTTCCGCCGGTCTCCTGTCTCTGCATGACGGTATTGGCATGCGTGGAGACCGATAGCGCGCCGATCAGATTGAGTTCGATGATCTTGGTGCTGAACTTGGCCGAGGCATCGGCGGCAGGCACGTAGGGCGATCCGCCCGCGTTGTTCACCACCACATCGAGTCGGCCGTGCGTTGTCACGATCGCGTCGATGAGGGCCTGCACGGCCGTGTCGTCACGGATATCGCAGGAGTGGAACTCATAGGGCGAACCCTCCACGGGCCGGCGCGCGCAGGTGATGACGGTGGCGCCCTGACCGGCGAAGACCTCACTGATGCCCGCGCCGACCCCGCGGACCCCGCCGGTCACCAAGACCACCCGGCCACCCAGTTGCAGATCGATTCCAGCCGCGTCAGTCACTGTGCTAGCGTACCAAGCAAGTGCTTGCTTAGGTAGCGACCCCACGAGGAAGTGACTGATGATCACCACCACGACAGTCGAACCGGGCATCGTCTCGGTGACCGTGAATTACCCACCCGTGAACGCCATCCCCTCGCAGGGCTGGTTCGAGCTCGGCGATGCCATCACCGCCGCCGGCCGCGACCGCAGCACCCACGTGGTGATCCTGCGGGCCGAGGGTCGCGGGTTCAACGCCGGTGTCGACATCAAGGAGATGCAGAACACCGACGGATTCACCGCGCTCATCGACGCCAACCGCGGGTGCTATCACGCCTTCAAGGCGGTGTACGAATGCGAGGTACCCGTGGTGGCCGCCGTCAACGGCTTCTGCGTCGGTGGCGGTATCGGCCTGGTCGGCAATGCCGATGTCATCGTCGCCTCCGATGATGCGAAATTCGGTCTGCCCGAGGTGGAACGCGGCGCGCTCGGCGCGGCGACCCACCTGTCCCGGCTCGTTCCCCAGCATCTGATGCGCCGGCTGTTCTTCACCGCCGCCACGGTTCCCGCCGAGACCCTGCACCACTTCGGCTCGGTGCACGAGGTGGTGCCACGCGATGATCTCGACGAGGCCGCCTTGCGCGTCGCCCGCGATATCGCCGCCAAGGACACCCGGGTGATCCGTGCCGCCAAGGAAGCGCTGAACTTCATCGACGTGCAGCCCGTGAATGCGCGATACCGCATGGAGCAGGGCTTCACGTTCGAGCTCAACCTCGCAGGCGTATCCGATGAGCACCGCGACGCGTTCGCCGGAACCGATAAGGGATCTAAATAGCTATGACAGACAAGAGGACAACACTCGACGAGGCCGTTGCGTCCGTCGAGAGCGGCATGACCATCGGTATCGGCGGGTGGGGTTCGCGACGCAAACCGATGGCGTTCATCCGCGCACTGCTGCGCACCGACGTCAAGGACCTGACCGTGGTGACCTACGGCGGACCCGATCTGGGGCTGCTGTGCTCGGCCGACAAGGTCAAGCGCGTCTACTACGGATTCGTGTCGCTGGATTCCCCGCCGTTCTACGATCCGTGGTTCGCCAAGGCCCGCACCAGTGGTGCCGTCGAGGCGCGCGAGATGGACGAGGGCATGCTGCGCTGCGGTCTACAGGCCGCGGCCCAGCGGCTGCCGTTCCTGCCGATCCGCGCCGGGCTCGGCAGCGATGTCCGTACCTTCTGGGGTGACGAGCTCAAGACCGTGAAATCGCCCTATGACGATCAGGAATTGATCGCCATGCCTGCGCTGAACCTGGATGCCGCATTCGTGCACATGAACATCGGGGATGCGCGCGGCAACGCCGCCTATACCGGGATCGACCCCTATTTCGACGATCTGTTCCTCATGTCGGCCACCCGGCGGTTCCTCTCCGTCGAGAAGGTGGTGTCCACCGAGGAACTGGTGAAATCGACGGTCCCGCAACAACAGCTGATCAACCGGATGATGGTCGACGTCGTGGTGGAAGCGCCCAACGGCGCGCACTTCACCACCAACGAGCCCGATTACCGCCGCGACGAGAAGTTCCAGCGGCACTACGCCGAAGCCGCCGGCTCCGACGAGACCTGGGCCGAGTTCGTGCAGACCTACCTATCCGGCAGCGAGGCCGATTACCAAGCAGCGGTGCGTAAGTTCGCCGATGAGCGCTCGCGCGAAGAGCGTGTGAAGGAGGATCAGGCGTGATGTCCGTGACCCGTGCCGAGGTGTGCGCCGTCGCGTGCGCCGAACTGTTCCGCGATGCCGGCGAGATCATGGTCTCGCCCATGACGACCCTCGTCCAGATCGGTGCGCGCCTGGCGCGGCTGACCTTCGCCCCCGAAATCGTGCTGACCGACGGTGAGGCGCGCATGATCGCCGACACCCCGGCCATCGGCGCGCCGGCCGCCATCGAGGGCTGGATGCCGTTCAACCGCGTCTTCGAGACCCTGGCCTGGGGCCGGCGCCACGTGGTGATGGGCGCCAACCAGATCGACCGGTACGGCAACCAGAACCTGTCCGCATTCGGGCCGATCCAGCACCCGACCCGCCAGATGTTCGGTGTGCGCGGCGCCCCCGGCAACTCCATCAACCACGCCACCAGCTACTTCGTCGGCAACCACTCCGCGCGTGTCTTCACCGAGTCGGTGGACATCGTGTCCGGGATCGGCTGGGACAAGATCGATCCCGCCAATCCGGCCTTCCGGTTCGCCAACATCCATCGGGTGGTGAGCAATCTGGGCGTGTTCGACTTCAACGGCCCCGACCGCCAGATGCGTGCAGTGTCCCTGCACCCCGGTGTCGACGCCGACCAGGTCGCCGAGAACACCTCCTTCGAGGTACACGGACTGGCCGAGGCCGAGACCACCCGGCTGCCGAACGCCGAGGAGCAGCGCCTGCTGCGCGAGGTCATCGATCCGAAGTCGCTGCGCGACAAAGAGGTCCGGGTGTAGCGATGGCAACACTGAGCACCGCACTGACCGAACTGGTCGGCATCGAGCACCCGGTCGTCCAGACCGGCATGGGCTGGGTGGCCGGCGCGCGACTGGTCGCCGCCACCTCCAACGCGGGCGGCCTGGGCATCCTCGCCTCGGCAACCATGACACTGGCCGAACTGCAGACCGCCGTCACCAAGGTCAAGGCCACGACCGACAAACCGTTCGGGATCAACATCCGCGCCGACGCCGGGGACGCGAACGACCGCGTCGACCTCCTGATCCGCGAAGGGGTCAAAGTCGCCTCCTTCGCGCTGGCTCCCAAACCCGACCTGATCGCCCGGCTCAAGGACGCCGGCGTGGTGGTCATCCCGTCGGTCGGGTTGGCCAAGCACGCCAAGAAGGTGGCCGGCTGGGGTGCGGACGCGGTGATCGTGCAGGGCGGTGAGGGCGGCGGCCACACCGGCCCGATCGCGACGACCCTGCTGCTGCCCTCGGTGCTCGACGCCGTCGCCGACACCGGGATGCCGGTCATCGCCGCAGGCGGATTCTTCGACGGGCGCGGGCTGGCCGCGGCCCTGTCCTACGGTGCGGCGGGCGTGGCGATGGGGACCCGCTTCCTGCTGACCTCCGACTCGACGGTGCCCGAGGCGGTCAAGCAGCGCTATCTGCAGGCGGCGCTGGACGGCACCGTGGTCTCCACCCGTGTCGACGGTATGCCGCACCGCGTGTTGCGCACCGGCCTGGTGGACAAGCTCGAAAACGGCTCGCCCGTGCGGGGTCTGGCCGCCGCGGTGGGCAACGCGCAGAAGTTCAAGAAGATGTCGCAGATGTCGTGGCGCTCCATGATCACCGACGGCCTGGCAATGCGCCACGGCAAGGATCTCACCTGGTCACAGGTCATCATGGCCGCCAACACCCCGATGCTGCTCAAGGCCGGCCTGGTCGAGGGCAACACCGAGGCCGGTGTGCTGGCCTCCGGACAGGTCACCGGCATCCTCGACGATCTACCTAGCTGCGCCGAACTCGTCCCGCGGATCGTCGATGAGGCCGTCGCACGGCTGACCGCGGCCGCCGCCTTCATCCGACCCTGAGGTGTAATTCCCCGATTTGCCGGACCCACGTCCCGACCAGCTCGTAGCGTGGGGCGATGAAGATGGACGCGGCGGTTCTCTCGGAGATCAACGGAGACTGGAGTATCGAGCAGGTCGACCTCGACCCACCCCAGGAGGGCGAGGTGTTGGTCTCCTTCGAGGCGACCGGGTTGTGCCACTCCGATCACCATCCGCGCACCGGTGACTTTCCCGTCCCCTTCCCGGTGATCGGCGGCCACGAGGGCGCAGGCATAGTCCAGGAGGTCGGCCCCGGCGTCCGCGACCTCAAGCCCGGTGACCACGTGGTCGCCTCCTTCCTACCTGCCTGTGGCAAGTGCCGGTGGTGTGCCAGCGGGCAGCAGAATCTCTGCGACCTCGGCGCCATGCTGCTTGCCGGAACACAGCTCGACGGCACATTCCGCAGGCATATCGGCGATCAGGGGATCTATGTGGCCCTGCTGTTGGGAACCTTCGCCCAGTACGGCGTCGTCTCGGACGCCTCACTGGTCAAGATCGACGACGACCTGCCGCTGAACCGGGCCTGCCTGCTGGGTTGCGGTATCACCACCGGCTGGGGATCGGCAGTGAACACCGCCGAGGTCGCCCCCGGCGACACCGTCGTGGTGATCGGTGTCGGCGGCGTGGGTGCCGGAGCCATCCAGGGCGCCAGGATCGCCGGGGCGGCCCACATCATCGCCGTCGATCTGGTGGCCGAGAAGAGCGCCAAGGCAACCGAACTGGGCGCCACACACTTCGTCACCTCCTTCGAGGAGGCCACCGCGCTGGCCGCCGAGCTCACCAAGGGTGTGATGGCCGACTCGGCCATCCTGACCGTCGGCCTCGTCGAGGGACAGATGATCGGCTCCGCACTGGACATGGTGCGCAAGGGTGGGGCGGTGGTGCTCACCGGCATCGCATCGATGACCGACGTCACCCCGACACTACCGATGGCGATGTTCACCCTTTTCCAGAAACGACTCCTGGGCAGCCTGTACGGCGAGGCCAACCCCCGAGCCGACATCCCGAAACTGCTCAGCCTCTACCGGGACGGGCAGCTGCTGCTGGACGAGTCGGTGACCACCGAATACAAGCTCGGCGACATCAACGTCGCGTTCGACGACATGCTGGCGGGCCACAACATCCGCGGCGTCATCCTGCACGACCACTGACCGGGCGGATCGGGCCCATCAGCAACGTGGGCGAAACGCGCTCGACACGAAAACTAAGCACGGCTGCCGGATTCTGATCGGCATGTCGGCACCCACCAAGAGCCAGCGCAAGCGCGTGCACCCCGTCGACGAGGTGCTGCCCCTGCCCAAACTCGCCACCTACGGCTTCCAGCACGTGGTGGCGTTCTACGCGGGTGCGGTGTTGGTGCCGATCCTGATCGCCAATGCGCTCGGGCTGTCGCGCGAAGAGCTGGTCATGCTGATCACCGCCGACCTGTTCACCTGCGGTATCGCATCGATCATCCAGGCCGTCGGATTCAAGAATGTCGGCGTGCGACTGCCGCTGCTGCAGGGTGTCACCTTCGCCGGTGTCGCACCCATCATCGCGATCGGCCTGGCACACGGCGGCGGCACCGCGAGCCTGCTCTACGTCTACGGCGCCGTCATCGTCGCCGGTGTCTTCACCTTCCTCATCGCGCCGGTGTTCGTCCGGCTGCTCACCTTCTTCCCGCCGGTGGTCACCGGCACCCTGATCACCATCATCGGTCTGTGCCTGGTGCCCATCGGAGCACTGGACGCGGTGACCAATCCGGCCACCCACGAACCCGACCCCGGCAACCTGCGGTGGGTGCTCTACGCCCTGGGCACCATCGCGGTCATCGTCACCATCCAGCGGCTGTTCCGCGGATTCATGTCGACCATCGCCGTCCTGCTCGGGCTGGTGGCAGGCTGTGCGGTCGCCTATGCGCTCGGCGACATGAACTTCGATCGGGTCGGCGAAGCCGCCATGTTCGGGTTCACCCCGCCGTTTGCCTTCGGAATGCCCAAATTCGACATCATCGCGATCATCACCATGATCATCGTGATGATGATCATCGCCGTCGAGTCCACCGGCAGCACGATCGCGACCGGAGAGATCGTCGGCAAGCGGGTCCGCCCATCCGATATCGGCAACGTGTTGCGCGCCGATGGTGTCGCCACCACCATCGGCGGCATCTTCAATTCCTTTCCCTACACCGCGTTCTCCGAGAATGTCGGGCTGGTCCGACTCACCGGCGTCAAGAGCAGGTGGGTGGTCGCGGCGGCCGGCGCCATCATGATCCTGCTCGGCTTCCTGCCCAAGGTCGCCGCCATCGTCGCGTCGATCCCGAACCCCGTGCTCGGTGGTGCGGCACTGACGTTGTTCGCCACCGTCGCCGTCGTCGGCATCCAGACCCTCGGCAAGGTCGATTTCACCGACCATCGCAACGTCATCATCGTCACCACCAGCCTGGCGTTGGCACTGTTGGTCACCTCCTACCCGGCGATCTCCTCGACACTGCCCGCCGGGCTGGACATCCTGTTCGGCAGCGGCATCAGCACCGGCGCCATCACCGCGATCGCGCTGAACATCGTGTTCTTCCACCTGGGCAAGAAGGGCCCGCGGGTGGCGGGATCCGGGTCGATCACCCTCGACGAGGTGAACACGATGACCCGCGAGCGGTTCACCGAGGTGTTCGGGCACGTGGTGCAGGGCGTCGGGTGGGCCGCCGACCGAGCCTTCGATCAGCGGCCGTTCGCCGATACCGCAGCCCTGCGGGAGGCCTTCCAGGATGCGGTGCTGACCGGCAACACCGAACAACAGCAGGAAATGCTCGACTCGTTTCCCGATCTGGGCGCCGAGGACGAGACCGGGCAGGTCCTCGCCGTCGACCATGTCGCGTTGAGCAATCTGGACTCCGACGACCACCAGGATGTGGTGAGCCTGGCCGCGGCCTACCGCGAGCACTTCGGCTTCCCGCTGATCATCTGCGCCAGGGAGACCGAGCGTTTCGACCGGGTGCTGCGCAACGGTTGGGCACGGATGGACAACTCGGTCTCGACCGAGCGAGCCTACGCGCTGATCGAGGTGGCCAAGATCGTCAATTATCGATTCACCGATCTGGTCGCCGATGCCAATCCCATTGCCGCGGCGCGGTTCGGCAGGCTCAACGACCTCCCGTGAAGGCAATCGGACTGGCCAACTTCAACTCCCTGTCCGAGCGTGGGCAGATGCATCTGCTGTTCGAGGTGTGCTCCTCGACCATCTGGGCTCGGCGGGTGCTGGCGGCCGCGCCGTTCCGGGACGCCGACGCCCTCTACGACAGGGCGGATCGCATCCTCGCCGAGCTTCCCGATGCCGAGATCGACGCCGCGCTCGACGGGCACCCCCGCATCGGGGCCCGGGCAGACAATCCGTCGTCGGCCCGCGAACAGGCTCGGGTGGCCGACGCCGACGATTCGGTGAAAGCGGCGCTCGCCCAGAAGAACCGGGAGTACGAGCAGCGGTTCGGCTATGTGTATCTGGTGTGCGCCAGTGGCCGTTCGGCAGAGGAACTTCTGGACATCCTCACCGACCGCCTGGCCAACGACCCCGTAACCGAGCGTCGGGTGATGCGCAACGAGCTCGCCAAGATCAACCGGCTACGGCTGGAACGACTGCTGAGTGAGCCGACATGATGGGTCACATGACGTTGTCGACACATGTCCTGGATGCCACCACCGGAACGCCCGCAGCCGGGGTGGCGGTCACCCTGACCGCTGCCGGCACCGTGGTGGCCGACGGCATCACCGATTCCGACGGACGCATCCCGGAGTTCGGCGGAGAACTCGCCGCAGGGGTGTACCGGCTGCATTTCGACACCGCCGCCTACTTCGCCGCCGAAGGACTCGTGGGCTTCTACCCGGAGGTGGTGATCGCCTTCGAGATCACCGAACTCTCCGGGCATTATCACGTGCCGCTGCTGTTGTCCCCGTACGCCTACTCCACCTACCGCGGGAGCTGATCAATTGAAGGTCGCCATCATCGGCGCAGGCATGGGCGGATTGAGCGCGGCCATCGCACTGCGCCAGATCGGTATCGAGACCGCCGTCTACGAGCGCGTCACCGAGAACAAGCCGGTGGGTGCGGCGATCTCGGTGTGGTCCAACGGGGTGAAATGCCTGAACTATCTGGGCCTGCGCGAGGAGACCGAACAGCTCGGCGGGCTGGTCGAGACGATGAGTTACGTCGATGGGCACACTGGTGCGACGATGTGCCGATTCTCGATGCAACCCCTGATCGATGAGGTCGGTCAACGCCCTTACCCCATCGCCAGGGCCGAACTCCAACTGATGTTGATGCAGGCGTACGGGATGGATGACATCAGGTTCGGTATGACCATGGTCGAGGTCGGCGACAGTCCCGACGCCGCGACGGCCACCTTCGCCGACGGCACGACGATCCACGCCGATGCGATCATCGGCGCGGACGGCGCCGGCTCGATCACCCGCGAATACGTGTTGGGCACCCCGGTGACGCGGCGCTACGCCGGCTACGTGAACTACAACGGCTTGGTCGCCACCGATGAGGCGATCGGTCCGGCCACCGAATGGACCACCTATGTCGGTGACGGCAAGCGGGTTTCGGTGATGCCCGTATCCGACGGGCGCTTCTACTTCTTCTTCGATGTCGTCGAGGAGCAGGGTCTGCCCTACCGCCGGGGCAGCGCCCGCGAGGTGCTGCGCGGGCACTTCGCCGATTGGGCTCCCGGGGTGCAGACCCTGATCGACGCGCTGGATCCGCAGGCCACCAACCGGGTCGAGATCCTGGATCTGGACCCCTTCGACACCTGGGTGAAGGGGCGCGTGGCGGTGCTGGGCGATGCGGCGCACAACACCACACCCGATATCGGACAAGGTGGGTGTTCGGCCATGGAAGACGCCATCGCACTGCAATGGGCATTCAAGGACCATCCCGACGATGTGCATGCGGCATTGATCGCGTATCAGGAGGCCCGTACCGAACGAGCGGGCGAGCTCGTCCTGCGGGCCCGCAAACGTTGTGATGTCACCCATGCCAAGGATCCCGAGTTGACTGCGCAATGGTACGAGGAGCTGCGAAACGAGGACGGCACCAACATCCTCCGCGGTATCGCGGGCAATATTCTCGGTGGGCCACTCACCCCGGCCACCAACTAATCGGCAGTCAGCAAGCGACCGCGCACGTACACCTGACCGACGGCCTCCTCGCGCATACTCATCAGCAGCGTGAACAGCAGCCGGTCGGTGTCCTCGGAGTCGATGCGCGCCAATACCTCCGGCAACATCACCTGCCGATCGGGGGCGATCACCACGAAGTCTGCTTCCTTGCCTGCGTCGAGGTTGCCGACCCGGTCCTGCATGTCCAGCGCCCGCGCCCCCGCCACCGTCGCCGTGTACAGCAGCTCGGCAGGCGTTATCGACAGCCCTTGTCCGGCCGGCTCGCTGATATGAACCTTGAAGCAGTCGTTGAGGACACGCGGGATCAACCACTCGTCGCCTGCGGCGATATCGGTACCCAGGGCGATGTTCACGCCGGCATCGGCGGTGCGTCGCCACGGCATGGTGCCCGACCCGAGGAACAATTGCGAGGTCGGACAATGTGCCACCGAGCTCCCGGTCTCGGCCAACCGGGCAAGTTCGCTCTGGCTGCAGTGCACGGCATGCGCGAAGACACTTCGTCTGCCCAACAACGACCGAGCGCCACCCGTGAGCCGCCCGTCGTAGGTATCCAGGTAATCTCGCACACCGAAACTGGAACGGACAGAATCAATTTCGGCTGCATTCTCGGAAAGATGGGTATGAAAGTAGACACCACTACCCCGCACCGAGTCATAGAGCTCGCCCAGTCCGTGCAGGGTGGCGGCAGTGACCGACAGCGCAAAACGCGGTATCACCGCGACACCGGCCAGTCCGGATCCGGCGCCGTGCCAACGCCGGATCTCGCTGTCGGTCAGCGTGATCGCGGCATCCTCGGTGGTGATCAGCGGCGCCGCCGCATCCGGTCCCACCGTCTGGATGCCCCGCCCCGACACCGTGCGCAGACCGGTGCGGCAGGACTCCTCGAAGAGCGCGTCCTGGGCCTCGGGGAACGCCGAGCCGAACACCATTGCGGTGGTGGTGCCGACCGCGATCCGGCGCGCGCAGAAATCGCCGGCCACAGCACGTGCATACTCGGCGTCGGCCAGCATCGCCTCGGCAGGAAAGATGCAGCGCTGCAACCAGTCCAACAGCTGCCCGCCGCCGTAGGAGTCGGTGCAGCGGGTCTGAGGGAAGTGCAGGTGTGTGTCGACGAATCCCGGCAGCAGGAAGCCCGGACGGCAGTCCACGACCGTGGCCTCGGCATACGTGGCCGGCAACCGGTCGTATCGGCCGCTGAAGCCGATGGTTCCGGTATCGTCCACCGCGAGCACGCCGTCGGGAATGCTCACCAGGTGGTCCCGTGCCTGCATCAACTCTGGTGACCCGCCGATGTGCATCAGGTGTCCGCGGTACACACGCATCCTCTGATTGTCACAGTGTCTGCACGACTGCGCAGTTCGATGGTTTCGGGCTGCGCGGCCACCATGTTGCCCTTAGGGTCGTCAGATGGACCTCAACAGCGTCGAGGCGGTGCGCACGCCCGCCCGCCGCGATGAGGTGTGGCCACTGAGGTCGACCGACGCCATCCTGGCCGGCGGGACCTGGCTGTTCTCCGAACCACAGCCCGCCGTGTCCCGCCTTGTCGACATCACCGGACTGGGATGGGCACCGGTCACGCTGAGCGAGGAGGGAGTGGAACTCGCGGCGACGTGTACGGTCGCCGAACTCGGCGGGCTCTCGAAGCTGCTGCCGTCCGCCCGACCGCACTGGATCGCGGCTCCGCTGTTCGCGCAATGCTGCACCGCGTTGTTGGCCTCGGCCAAGATCTGGCGCACCGCCACCATGGGCGGCAACATCTGCCTGTCCTTTCCCGCCGGGGCGATGATCTCCCTGGTCTCCGCCCTCGACGGCACCGTCACCGTATGGTGCGCCGATGGGTCCGATCGCGTCCTACCGATCACCGACTTCGTCACCGGCGACTCCCGCAATGCACTACAACCGGGAGATCTCCTGCGCTCGGTCCAGATTCCTGCCCACTCGCTCGCCGCGCGCACCGCCTATCGCAAGCTCGCCCCGTCACCACTGGGCCGGTCCAGCGCCGTGGTCATCGGACGGCGCCACGCCGACGGGGAGTTCGTGGTCTCCGTCACCGCAGCGACGGTGCGCCCGCTGGTGTTCCGCTTCGACACCCTGCCCACCGCCGCCCATCTGCGTGACGCGCTGGGGGGAATCGCCGAGCAGGACATCACCCGCGATGTGCACGGTGATCCGGACTGGCGGCGGGCGGTGACGTTGACCCTGGCCGAACAGATTCGTACCGAGCTGACATGAAGGTCACGGTCAACGGCAACGACTGCACCGACACCGCGCGCCCCGGCCAGTGTCTGCGTACCTACCTGCGCGAGCATGGCCACTTCGAGGTGAAGAAGGGCTGCGATGCCGGCGACTGCGGGGCCTGTTCGGTGCTGGTGGACGGTGATCCCGTGCACTCCTGTGTGTTTCCCGCCTTCCGGGCTGACGGACGCCACGTCACCACCGTCGCGGGGCTGGGCACACCGGAGAACCTGCATCCGGTACAGCGACGTTTTCTGGAAGCCGCGGGATTCCAGTGCGGATTCTGCACCGCGG
The sequence above is drawn from the Mycolicibacterium neoaurum VKM Ac-1815D genome and encodes:
- the hpxO gene encoding FAD-dependent urate hydroxylase HpxO, with product MKVAIIGAGMGGLSAAIALRQIGIETAVYERVTENKPVGAAISVWSNGVKCLNYLGLREETEQLGGLVETMSYVDGHTGATMCRFSMQPLIDEVGQRPYPIARAELQLMLMQAYGMDDIRFGMTMVEVGDSPDAATATFADGTTIHADAIIGADGAGSITREYVLGTPVTRRYAGYVNYNGLVATDEAIGPATEWTTYVGDGKRVSVMPVSDGRFYFFFDVVEEQGLPYRRGSAREVLRGHFADWAPGVQTLIDALDPQATNRVEILDLDPFDTWVKGRVAVLGDAAHNTTPDIGQGGCSAMEDAIALQWAFKDHPDDVHAALIAYQEARTERAGELVLRARKRCDVTHAKDPELTAQWYEELRNEDGTNILRGIAGNILGGPLTPATN
- a CDS encoding guanine deaminase; amino-acid sequence: MRVYRGHLMHIGGSPELMQARDHLVSIPDGVLAVDDTGTIGFSGRYDRLPATYAEATVVDCRPGFLLPGFVDTHLHFPQTRCTDSYGGGQLLDWLQRCIFPAEAMLADAEYARAVAGDFCARRIAVGTTTAMVFGSAFPEAQDALFEESCRTGLRTVSGRGIQTVGPDAAAPLITTEDAAITLTDSEIRRWHGAGSGLAGVAVIPRFALSVTAATLHGLGELYDSVRGSGVYFHTHLSENAAEIDSVRSSFGVRDYLDTYDGRLTGGARSLLGRRSVFAHAVHCSQSELARLAETGSSVAHCPTSQLFLGSGTMPWRRTADAGVNIALGTDIAAGDEWLIPRVLNDCFKVHISEPAGQGLSITPAELLYTATVAGARALDMQDRVGNLDAGKEADFVVIAPDRQVMLPEVLARIDSEDTDRLLFTLLMSMREEAVGQVYVRGRLLTAD
- a CDS encoding FAD binding domain-containing protein — translated: MDLNSVEAVRTPARRDEVWPLRSTDAILAGGTWLFSEPQPAVSRLVDITGLGWAPVTLSEEGVELAATCTVAELGGLSKLLPSARPHWIAAPLFAQCCTALLASAKIWRTATMGGNICLSFPAGAMISLVSALDGTVTVWCADGSDRVLPITDFVTGDSRNALQPGDLLRSVQIPAHSLAARTAYRKLAPSPLGRSSAVVIGRRHADGEFVVSVTAATVRPLVFRFDTLPTAAHLRDALGGIAEQDITRDVHGDPDWRRAVTLTLAEQIRTELT